Within Plasmodium cynomolgi strain B DNA, scaffold: 0125, whole genome shotgun sequence, the genomic segment GGTATATATACCCGCTCATAAATACtatgaaagaaaaacacatttctcacacatatatattccaCATAAATATAGGAACAGGAGTATATTTAAGAATAAgttcattatatatacataaaaatgtacataaaccATGGCACCAGAAACGACGACAACAATACCAGGGgtatgtcccttttttaaacgaaaaaaactaAGCGCTATGTATGTAGTGTTTTCTGTGTGTATGTAGTGTTTTTTGCATGCTACCATAGATAGAATTAACAGCTCATGCATGCATAAATTTTACTAATTATACCTATATAGGACAAGGAAGTAAATCAATTACCTTCAAGGCAAATGTATAGAGCATTAGGGAACAGTGCAAATAATTCTAAATGTGACGCCACTATAATAATGGACAGTAATTGGTGGATCTATAAGTATTTCAATACATATAAGGGTGATATTCTGAAAGCCTACTGTTACGCATTGAACATGGGGAAAAGTGAGGAGCACTACCACAATCGCTGCgagtttttatattattggataattgataaaataaaggagCACTTGGGAAATGATTATAGTCTAAATGCCACCGCGTTAGTTTCTAGTGTACTGAAGAACCTGGGGCATGGATGGGAGTGCACTAATATATACCCCAATATTAGCAGAAACCTCTTtgaatatggaaaaaaagtattcgATTTCTCGGTGGATCATGAAACTATAAAAGGGCAATTAGAAAAAAGTAGCGGTAAATGTAGTGGGGAATATTACAAATACCTGAAAGCAGTTAAGACGGCTTATCAGGGAATACAGAGTATTTACAACTATAGTAAGGAGCCGTATTGTGCCCATCTTATAGGGGAGTACAAACGTTATTTTGATGAGGACGGGGACTTAGAATTAGAATATGGAGAAGCAACTGAACTGGAACGTGTATCAGttaagaaagaagaagacaaGGAAGAAGCTCAGGATAAGGACGATGAGaatgaggaagaggaaggtGATACAGGTACGCAGCATGGAAGGGAGATTACAGAAGTTGGGTTTGGTAGTTTATTGCAGAGGGGCCCTGAGGGAGCACTTGGTCCTGCATCTGCAACAAGTTTACAGCCTCAAGGAAGTGCAccgtcctcctcctctact encodes:
- a CDS encoding hypothetical protein (putative); this encodes MYRALGNSANNSKCDATIIMDSNWWIYKYFNTYKGDILKAYCYALNMGKSEEHYHNRCEFLYYWIIDKIKEHLGNDYSLNATALVSSVLKNLGHGWECTNIYPNISRNLFEYGKKVFDFSVDHETIKGQLEKSSGKCSGEYYKYLKAVKTAYQGIQSIYNYSKEPYCAHLIGEYKRYFDEDGDLELEYGEATELERVSVKKEEDKEEAQDKDDENEEEEGDTVSTALTIVGVGLPAILFFLYKHTPIFSRIRNHFGNNSVGRRIKSIERRYNMERENSTEGSSILGSTIEYSNSDLAESVTDHFTVYSVPYIR